A stretch of the Bacillus anthracis str. Vollum genome encodes the following:
- a CDS encoding 5-formyltetrahydrofolate cyclo-ligase translates to MREEKLRLRKQIIEHMNSLSKERYTTLSEQIVFSLYEQKEWAEAKTIGITLSMENEVNTYPIIEKAWKEGKRVVVPKCNKETRTMSFRQISNFDQLETVYMNLREPIPALTEEVNADEIDLQIVPGVAYTERGERIGYGGGYYDRYLVHYKGKTLSLAYSFQMVEHIPVEPFDKNVEKIITEKGTMVKNGLV, encoded by the coding sequence GTGAGAGAAGAGAAGCTACGTTTACGTAAACAAATAATAGAGCACATGAATTCTTTATCAAAAGAACGGTATACAACTTTATCAGAGCAAATAGTATTTTCGTTGTATGAGCAAAAAGAGTGGGCTGAAGCTAAAACAATTGGAATCACTCTCTCGATGGAAAATGAAGTGAATACATATCCTATTATCGAAAAAGCTTGGAAAGAAGGAAAGAGAGTTGTTGTTCCGAAGTGTAATAAAGAAACAAGAACGATGTCCTTTAGGCAAATTAGTAATTTTGATCAATTAGAAACAGTGTATATGAATTTACGTGAGCCAATTCCAGCACTTACGGAAGAAGTGAATGCAGATGAAATTGACCTTCAAATCGTACCAGGCGTAGCTTATACAGAGCGAGGAGAACGGATTGGATATGGCGGTGGCTATTATGATCGTTATCTCGTGCATTATAAAGGGAAAACGCTATCATTAGCTTATAGTTTTCAAATGGTAGAACATATTCCAGTAGAGCCGTTTGATAAAAATGTAGAAAAAATTATTACAGAAAAAGGAACAATGGTTAAAAATGGGCTTGTATAG
- the pstC gene encoding phosphate ABC transporter permease subunit PstC, with protein MAYNDKSQITFSVQHLIERNTKQRKKTQRINRIVPLLLKVIASVSIMTTLGIIFTLSNETIMFFQKIPLQSFLTEKEWLPFFEDPKFGILPLICGTVLVTAIAMFVAIPIGLACAVFLSEYASNGARKVLKPMLELLAGIPTIVYGFFALTVVTPLLQRIIPDLQFFNAISPGIVIGFMMIPTIASLSEDAMRSVAKGTKEASLALGATRLEMVKQVVFPSAFTGIMAAIILAASRAIGETMIVVIAAGSTPNVSLDPTESIQTLTAYIVQVSLGDAPHGTITYYSMYAVGATLFLFTFIMNIISQFIMRRFRRVT; from the coding sequence TTGGCTTATAATGACAAAAGTCAAATTACATTTTCTGTACAACATTTGATTGAAAGAAATACAAAACAGAGAAAAAAAACGCAGCGAATCAATCGAATCGTTCCATTATTACTAAAAGTAATTGCTAGCGTGTCTATTATGACGACACTTGGAATTATTTTTACGCTTTCCAATGAAACAATAATGTTTTTTCAAAAAATACCATTACAATCCTTTTTGACGGAAAAGGAATGGTTACCTTTTTTTGAAGATCCTAAGTTCGGTATATTACCACTTATATGTGGAACGGTCCTTGTAACAGCGATTGCTATGTTCGTAGCAATTCCTATCGGTTTAGCGTGTGCCGTATTTTTAAGCGAATATGCTTCAAACGGTGCAAGAAAAGTATTAAAACCGATGTTAGAACTATTAGCAGGTATACCGACAATTGTATATGGTTTTTTTGCATTAACAGTTGTTACACCGCTTTTGCAACGGATTATACCTGATTTACAGTTTTTTAATGCGATTAGTCCAGGTATTGTTATTGGATTTATGATGATACCTACAATTGCCTCCCTGTCTGAAGATGCAATGAGATCTGTAGCAAAAGGAACGAAAGAAGCTTCATTAGCACTGGGAGCAACTCGGTTAGAGATGGTAAAACAAGTCGTGTTTCCTTCGGCTTTTACAGGGATTATGGCAGCGATTATATTAGCTGCTTCCAGGGCAATCGGTGAAACGATGATCGTTGTAATTGCAGCGGGATCTACGCCGAACGTATCGCTGGATCCGACAGAATCTATTCAAACGTTAACAGCTTATATTGTGCAAGTGAGTTTAGGTGATGCTCCGCATGGAACAATTACTTATTACAGCATGTACGCTGTAGGCGCGACGTTATTCTTATTTACTTTTATAATGAACATCATTTCGCAGTTTATTATGCGCCGCTTTAGGAGGGTGACATAA
- a CDS encoding peptidoglycan D,D-transpeptidase FtsI family protein, translating to MSKKQKQQKKKTHVPFRLNVLFFCVFLMFSAVIVRLGYVQIVRGEEYKNEVERKENSTISNPVPRGKIFDRYGRPVVDNAAVRTITFTKMKGSTAEARLETAKKLADLIEVPTNKLTDRDKKDYWLAIHKEEAKEKITNKDRQEFKDKKIDDKELDERQRNRVTEEEVNQLSAKDLEVLAIKSKMDGGYAMTPQVIKKDATEQEYAIISENLATLPGVDTNVDWDRKYIYDDLFRSVLGGVSTSDEGLPRERLDYYLVRDYNRNDRVGKSYLEQQYEDSLHGNKAEVRNVTDKNGNILETINVSKGQSGNNLNLTIDMELQKRVEEIITKNLLRYKGGQPYLDRAFVVMMNPKNGEVLSMAGKQLVEENGETKVQDFALGTMTSSYPMGSTVKGATVLTGYQTGAIQPGSVQLDEPIRLKGTPPKSSWKTMGYINDLTALKMSSNVYMFKTAMNIAGVQYVRGGTLDIPQKAFDTMRYYFGQFGLGVKTGIDLPNESAGQTGRGNQPGFLLDLSIGQYDTYTPLQLAQYVSTIANGGYRMQPQVVKEIRQPSAKQDEVGKVVHSMEPKVLNRIDMPESQIKRVQEGFRQVFNDSGGTAAKYFTGAPYKAAGKTGTAQTVYGGDKEIGKKANGERKETYNLTLVGYAPLEDPEVAFSVVVPWVDDKSGINGYISRDIMDAYFDLKKVENGEATKDEIDKKNKEQDDE from the coding sequence ATGAGCAAGAAGCAGAAACAACAAAAGAAAAAGACTCACGTTCCTTTTCGGTTAAACGTGCTGTTTTTCTGCGTGTTTTTAATGTTCTCCGCGGTTATTGTAAGGCTTGGATATGTACAAATTGTTCGCGGTGAGGAATATAAAAATGAAGTGGAGAGGAAAGAGAACTCGACGATTAGTAATCCTGTACCACGTGGGAAAATATTTGACCGTTATGGGCGACCTGTAGTAGATAATGCAGCTGTACGTACGATTACATTTACAAAAATGAAAGGATCAACTGCAGAGGCTCGCTTAGAAACAGCGAAAAAGCTAGCAGATTTGATTGAAGTACCGACAAATAAATTAACAGATCGCGATAAGAAAGATTATTGGCTTGCTATTCATAAAGAGGAAGCTAAAGAAAAAATTACGAATAAAGATCGTCAAGAGTTTAAAGATAAAAAAATTGACGATAAAGAATTAGATGAGCGTCAACGAAATCGCGTGACAGAAGAAGAAGTGAATCAATTATCCGCAAAAGATTTAGAAGTACTAGCGATTAAAAGCAAAATGGACGGCGGATATGCGATGACGCCACAAGTCATTAAAAAGGATGCTACAGAACAAGAATATGCGATTATTAGTGAAAATCTAGCAACATTACCGGGTGTAGATACGAATGTTGATTGGGATCGAAAGTATATTTATGACGATTTATTCCGAAGTGTACTTGGCGGGGTTTCAACGTCTGATGAAGGCTTACCTAGAGAAAGATTAGATTACTATCTTGTTCGTGATTATAATCGAAATGACCGCGTAGGGAAAAGTTATCTTGAGCAGCAATATGAAGATAGTTTGCACGGTAATAAAGCGGAAGTGAGAAATGTTACAGATAAAAACGGTAATATTTTAGAAACGATTAACGTATCAAAAGGGCAAAGTGGTAATAATCTAAATTTAACAATTGATATGGAATTACAAAAGCGTGTAGAAGAAATTATCACGAAAAATTTATTGAGATATAAAGGTGGGCAACCCTATTTAGATCGTGCATTCGTTGTAATGATGAATCCAAAAAATGGTGAAGTTTTATCTATGGCAGGGAAACAGTTAGTGGAAGAAAATGGCGAAACGAAAGTACAAGATTTCGCATTAGGAACGATGACAAGCTCTTATCCGATGGGATCAACTGTAAAAGGTGCGACAGTACTTACAGGATATCAAACAGGTGCAATTCAACCAGGTTCAGTTCAACTTGATGAACCAATCAGATTAAAGGGAACGCCACCAAAATCTTCGTGGAAGACGATGGGATATATTAATGATTTAACAGCATTAAAAATGTCTTCTAACGTATATATGTTTAAAACAGCGATGAATATCGCAGGCGTTCAATATGTAAGAGGTGGTACGTTAGATATACCACAAAAAGCATTTGATACGATGCGTTATTATTTCGGACAGTTTGGACTTGGCGTAAAAACAGGTATTGATTTACCAAATGAATCTGCGGGCCAAACAGGTAGAGGAAATCAGCCAGGTTTCCTACTAGATTTATCAATTGGACAGTATGATACGTATACGCCACTTCAATTAGCACAATATGTTTCAACAATTGCAAATGGTGGATATCGTATGCAGCCGCAAGTTGTAAAGGAAATTCGTCAACCGTCAGCGAAACAAGACGAAGTTGGAAAAGTTGTTCATTCAATGGAGCCGAAAGTACTAAATCGTATTGATATGCCTGAATCACAAATTAAACGTGTTCAGGAAGGATTTAGACAAGTATTTAACGATTCTGGTGGTACAGCTGCGAAATATTTTACAGGTGCACCATATAAAGCTGCTGGTAAAACAGGTACAGCTCAAACTGTGTATGGCGGAGATAAAGAGATTGGTAAAAAGGCAAACGGTGAGCGTAAAGAAACATATAATTTAACATTAGTAGGTTATGCGCCACTTGAAGACCCTGAAGTAGCATTTTCTGTTGTTGTACCTTGGGTAGATGATAAATCAGGTATTAACGGATATATTAGCCGTGACATTATGGACGCGTACTTTGATTTGAAAAAAGTAGAAAATGGCGAAGCTACTAAAGATGAAATAGATAAGAAAAATAAAGAACAAGATGATGAATAA
- the pstB gene encoding phosphate ABC transporter ATP-binding protein has translation MVATVVNVQVKNEEKIETAPKKVVFDTKNLNLWYGEDHALKDINLSIHENEVTAIIGPSGCGKSTYLKTLNRMVELVPIVRTTGVIEYRERNIFDKSYPVEELRTHVGMVFQKPNPFPKSIYENVAYGPKIHGISDKKTLDEIVEKSLRGAAIWDELKDRLHDNAYGLSGGQQQRLCIARCLAIEPDVILMDEPTSALDPISTLKVEELIQELKKDFSIVIVTHNMQQAARISDKTAFFLSGEVVEYTDTNKLFTTPSDKRTEDYITGRFG, from the coding sequence ATGGTGGCAACAGTAGTAAATGTACAGGTGAAAAACGAGGAGAAAATTGAGACTGCGCCAAAGAAAGTAGTATTTGATACGAAAAACTTAAATCTATGGTACGGAGAAGATCATGCTTTAAAAGATATTAACTTAAGCATTCATGAGAATGAAGTTACGGCAATTATCGGGCCAAGTGGTTGTGGTAAATCAACTTACTTAAAAACATTAAATCGTATGGTAGAGTTAGTACCAATCGTGCGAACTACAGGCGTAATTGAATATAGAGAGCGCAATATATTTGATAAATCATACCCAGTTGAAGAATTACGAACACATGTAGGAATGGTGTTCCAAAAACCAAATCCATTTCCAAAATCTATTTATGAAAATGTAGCATACGGTCCAAAAATTCATGGTATTAGCGATAAAAAAACATTAGATGAAATTGTTGAAAAAAGTTTACGTGGAGCAGCAATTTGGGATGAGTTAAAAGATCGTTTGCATGATAATGCATATGGTTTATCTGGTGGACAGCAACAGCGTCTATGTATCGCACGTTGTTTAGCGATTGAACCAGACGTTATTTTAATGGATGAGCCAACATCGGCACTAGATCCAATTTCAACATTAAAAGTAGAAGAATTAATTCAAGAATTAAAGAAAGACTTTAGCATCGTTATTGTAACACATAACATGCAACAGGCAGCACGTATTTCAGATAAAACTGCTTTCTTCTTAAGTGGAGAAGTTGTGGAGTATACAGATACAAATAAATTATTTACGACACCTTCAGATAAGCGTACAGAAGATTATATTACAGGCCGATTCGGTTGA
- the glcK gene encoding glucokinase, producing MEEKWLVGVDLGGTTIKLAFINVYGEILHKWEIPTNTNEQGKHITLDVAKAIDKKLEELGELKSKLIGIGMGAPGPVHVASGMIYEAVNLGWKNYPLKDLLEVETGLPVVIDNDANLAALGEMWKGAGEGAKDLICMTLGTGVGGGVIANGEIVHGVSGAAGEIGHITVVTENAFPCNCGKSGCLETVASATGIVRVAMQKIQETDKESILRSMLAEEGRITSKDVFEAHGQGDELAGEVVEKVASYLGLAVANLSSTLNPEKIVIGGGVSKAGDALLEPIQRYFEQYAFSRAVKSTKLAIATLGNDAGVIGGAWLVKKHKYEAKMI from the coding sequence ATGGAAGAGAAATGGTTAGTTGGTGTTGACCTTGGTGGTACAACGATTAAATTAGCATTTATTAATGTGTACGGTGAAATTTTACATAAGTGGGAAATCCCTACGAATACAAATGAGCAAGGAAAACATATTACACTTGATGTAGCGAAAGCTATTGATAAAAAGTTAGAAGAGTTAGGTGAATTAAAAAGTAAGTTAATCGGTATTGGTATGGGAGCTCCTGGTCCTGTACACGTGGCGTCTGGAATGATTTATGAAGCGGTTAACTTAGGATGGAAAAACTATCCGTTAAAAGATTTATTAGAAGTAGAAACAGGATTACCTGTTGTTATTGATAATGATGCAAATTTAGCGGCACTTGGTGAAATGTGGAAGGGTGCTGGTGAAGGAGCAAAAGATTTAATTTGTATGACACTTGGCACTGGTGTTGGCGGCGGTGTAATTGCCAATGGTGAGATTGTACATGGCGTAAGCGGTGCTGCTGGTGAGATTGGACACATTACAGTCGTTACAGAGAATGCTTTCCCATGTAATTGCGGGAAGTCTGGTTGCCTAGAAACTGTAGCATCTGCAACAGGTATTGTACGTGTTGCTATGCAGAAAATACAAGAGACTGATAAAGAAAGTATTCTACGTTCTATGTTAGCAGAAGAAGGGCGTATTACATCAAAAGACGTATTTGAAGCACATGGACAAGGTGATGAACTAGCAGGCGAAGTAGTAGAAAAGGTAGCTTCTTATTTAGGATTAGCTGTAGCGAACCTTTCGAGCACGTTGAATCCAGAGAAAATTGTTATTGGTGGAGGCGTTTCTAAAGCTGGAGATGCACTATTAGAACCAATTCAACGTTATTTCGAGCAATACGCTTTCTCACGTGCTGTAAAGAGCACGAAGTTAGCTATTGCAACACTTGGTAATGATGCAGGTGTTATCGGAGGAGCTTGGCTTGTAAAAAAGCACAAATACGAAGCGAAGATGATATAA
- the phoU gene encoding phosphate signaling complex protein PhoU, whose amino-acid sequence MVREQFQCDLKTLQQKVIELGELAREALLLAMEGLHKRDVEKALEVIDGDYRMDNLEEEINDLALMLITKQQPVASDLRRIFISIKTATDLERIADHAVNIAKSTIRLGEKEVSVSLHNLDEMFAIANNMLQLALDAYEQENLTFAKQIAEMNDSVDEIYGKAIREFISSVPEQPEAITQITQLSFVARYIERVADHITNIAENVFYLVKGKHYLLNE is encoded by the coding sequence ATGGTAAGAGAACAGTTTCAATGTGATTTAAAAACGTTACAGCAAAAAGTGATTGAGCTTGGCGAACTAGCGAGGGAAGCTTTATTGCTTGCTATGGAAGGTCTTCATAAAAGGGATGTAGAGAAAGCGTTAGAGGTAATAGATGGGGATTATCGTATGGATAATTTAGAAGAGGAAATAAATGATCTTGCGCTTATGCTTATTACGAAGCAGCAACCTGTAGCAAGTGATTTAAGAAGGATTTTCATTTCAATTAAAACAGCGACAGATTTAGAACGTATTGCAGATCATGCTGTTAATATTGCAAAATCAACAATTCGTCTCGGGGAAAAAGAAGTGTCTGTTAGTTTGCACAATCTTGATGAGATGTTTGCAATTGCAAATAACATGTTACAGTTAGCGTTAGATGCATATGAGCAAGAAAATTTAACGTTTGCGAAGCAAATTGCCGAAATGAATGATTCAGTTGATGAAATATATGGGAAAGCGATTCGTGAATTTATTTCTTCAGTTCCAGAACAACCAGAAGCAATTACACAAATTACACAATTATCGTTTGTAGCGAGATATATTGAGCGTGTAGCAGACCATATTACAAATATTGCTGAAAATGTTTTTTATTTAGTAAAAGGAAAGCATTACTTATTAAATGAATAA
- the sodA gene encoding superoxide dismutase [Mn], whose protein sequence is MAKHELPNLPYAYDALEPHFDKETMNIHHTKHHNTYITNLNAALEGHAELADKSVEELVANLNEVPEAIRTAVRNNGGGHANHTFFWTILSPNGGGQPVGELATAIEAKFGSFDAFKEEFAKAGATRFGSGWAWLVVNNGELEVTSTPNQDSPLTEGKTPVIGLDVWEHAYYLNYQNRRPDYIGAFWNVVDWNAAEKRYQEAK, encoded by the coding sequence ATGGCAAAACACGAATTACCAAATTTACCTTATGCGTATGATGCTTTAGAGCCTCACTTTGACAAAGAAACAATGAACATCCATCATACAAAACACCATAACACGTACATCACAAACTTAAACGCTGCTTTAGAAGGTCATGCAGAATTAGCTGACAAAAGCGTAGAAGAATTAGTTGCAAACTTAAACGAAGTACCAGAAGCAATCCGTACAGCAGTACGTAACAATGGTGGCGGACATGCTAACCACACATTCTTCTGGACAATCTTATCTCCAAACGGCGGCGGACAACCAGTAGGTGAACTTGCAACTGCAATTGAAGCGAAATTCGGTAGCTTCGATGCGTTCAAAGAAGAATTCGCAAAAGCTGGCGCAACTCGCTTCGGTTCTGGTTGGGCTTGGTTAGTAGTAAATAATGGTGAGTTAGAAGTAACAAGCACGCCAAACCAAGATTCTCCTCTAACTGAAGGTAAAACTCCAGTTATCGGTTTAGATGTTTGGGAACATGCTTACTACTTAAATTACCAAAACCGTCGTCCAGATTACATCGGTGCATTCTGGAATGTTGTAGATTGGAACGCTGCTGAAAAACGTTACCAAGAAGCAAAATAA
- the pstA gene encoding phosphate ABC transporter permease PstA: protein MRMLNHKKIQENMASRFLKDRIYKLLFYMAILFSIVILLILLFQIFEKGISYLSLEFFTNFASRNPKEAGIAAALSGTILFMSIVIPVSFIFGVGTALYLEQYAKESIFKKVIEINNQTLAGVPSVVFGLLGLTLFVYALHLGESIIAAALTMSLLVLPTVVVASQEAIRSVPNSLLEASYGLGATKWQTMYRIVLPYAFPGIITGCTLAISRAIGEAAPLLVIGALAFANYVPFSMFDRFTVLPIQVFNWMSRPQEEFQYVAAAGMIVLLGLLLLINIFVLWLRNRK, encoded by the coding sequence ATGCGAATGTTGAATCATAAAAAAATACAAGAAAATATGGCATCACGTTTTTTAAAAGATCGAATTTACAAATTGTTATTTTATATGGCAATTTTGTTTTCAATAGTAATACTGCTTATTTTGCTTTTTCAAATTTTTGAAAAAGGTATCAGTTACCTTTCGTTAGAGTTTTTTACAAACTTCGCTTCGCGTAATCCAAAAGAAGCTGGGATTGCTGCAGCATTGTCAGGAACAATATTATTTATGAGTATTGTTATACCAGTCTCCTTTATATTTGGGGTCGGGACTGCTCTTTATTTAGAACAATATGCGAAGGAATCTATATTTAAAAAGGTAATAGAAATTAATAATCAAACGTTAGCAGGAGTACCTTCCGTTGTATTTGGATTACTCGGCTTAACTCTTTTTGTATATGCTCTTCATTTAGGTGAGAGTATTATTGCGGCGGCACTGACGATGAGTTTACTCGTCTTACCTACAGTTGTTGTAGCAAGTCAGGAAGCGATACGATCAGTACCAAATTCATTATTAGAAGCTTCTTACGGATTAGGTGCTACGAAGTGGCAAACGATGTATCGAATTGTATTGCCATATGCTTTTCCGGGAATTATAACGGGTTGTACGTTAGCGATATCAAGAGCGATTGGAGAAGCGGCACCGTTATTAGTTATTGGGGCACTTGCATTTGCAAATTATGTTCCGTTTAGTATGTTTGATAGATTTACAGTTTTACCAATTCAAGTTTTTAATTGGATGAGTAGACCACAAGAAGAATTTCAGTATGTAGCAGCTGCTGGGATGATTGTTTTGTTAGGTTTATTGCTCTTGATTAATATATTTGTCCTATGGTTACGAAATCGAAAATAA
- the rpmG gene encoding 50S ribosomal protein L33: MRVNITLACTECGDRNYISKKNKRNNAERIELKKYCKRDKKSTLHRETK, from the coding sequence ATGCGTGTGAATATTACTCTAGCATGTACAGAATGCGGAGATCGTAACTATATCTCAAAGAAAAACAAACGTAACAACGCTGAGCGTATCGAGCTTAAAAAGTATTGCAAGCGTGACAAGAAGTCTACGTTACACCGTGAAACAAAGTAA
- the phoX gene encoding phosphate ABC transporter substrate-binding protein PhoX, whose amino-acid sequence MKWISASIKVFILSTCFFYVGTSTAFAVNEMGEVRVDGSSTVFPIIEAVAEEYTKVHPNVKISISVSGTGGGFNRFSKGEVDINNASRVMKQVEENEMKRNSIQFTPFEVAYDGLTIVVNRQNTWVDNMTVDELRLLWSEDESEKRWSQIHSSWPREQVKFYAPGVDSGTYDYFQNVILQKSRIVKKVSLSEDDQVIMQGVMNDKNAIAFVGYAYYMANRDKVRAIKVNGVLPTKDTIQSGEYKPLSRSLFAYVNHASIRNKMNVANYIEFMIQHVGNLAEEVGYVKLPKEKYNEQLRMLTEIKR is encoded by the coding sequence GTGAAATGGATAAGTGCATCAATTAAAGTTTTCATACTGTCGACATGTTTCTTTTATGTTGGCACGTCTACTGCATTTGCTGTGAATGAAATGGGAGAAGTGAGAGTTGATGGATCCTCAACGGTTTTTCCTATTATAGAAGCAGTAGCGGAGGAATATACAAAGGTGCATCCGAACGTGAAAATCTCCATCAGTGTTTCTGGGACAGGAGGAGGATTTAATCGTTTCAGTAAAGGAGAAGTAGATATAAATAATGCTTCGAGAGTAATGAAACAAGTGGAAGAAAATGAAATGAAGAGAAACTCCATTCAGTTTACACCGTTTGAAGTCGCTTATGATGGTCTTACAATCGTTGTGAATCGTCAAAATACTTGGGTAGACAACATGACGGTAGACGAGTTACGTCTATTATGGAGTGAAGATGAAAGTGAAAAGCGATGGTCACAAATTCATTCATCATGGCCACGTGAACAGGTAAAGTTTTATGCGCCAGGTGTAGACTCTGGTACGTATGATTATTTTCAAAATGTCATCTTACAAAAAAGTCGCATTGTAAAAAAAGTCTCTTTGTCTGAAGATGATCAAGTTATTATGCAAGGGGTAATGAATGATAAAAATGCCATTGCTTTTGTAGGATATGCTTATTATATGGCCAATCGAGATAAGGTGAGAGCAATAAAAGTGAATGGTGTACTTCCGACGAAAGATACCATCCAATCAGGTGAGTATAAGCCGTTATCTAGGTCGCTATTTGCTTATGTGAATCATGCATCTATCCGAAATAAAATGAATGTAGCAAATTATATTGAGTTTATGATTCAGCATGTCGGTAATCTCGCTGAAGAGGTTGGATATGTAAAATTACCAAAAGAAAAATACAATGAACAGCTGCGGATGTTAACAGAAATAAAAAGGTAA
- a CDS encoding MFS transporter, producing MKWKHIIGDVEVNRDLVLLLLIGGLYTLAISLSNTFVNIYLWKQTQNYVNLGLYNLASVVLQPLTFLIGGKLAKRIDRSILLRIGVGTLATFFIVVLVAGKSASHYILLMGALLGVGYGFYWLAFNLLTFEITEPETRDFFNGFLGLLTSFSGMIGPIAAGYTISRMEKWSGYTVIFFLSLVLFAIAVVLSFFLSKRECEGRYEITQVLKERRIDKNWGRITRAHFFQGLREGTFIFVISVYVYLATDSELALGKYSLVNSAVSFVCYYLVARMLKKEWRKKAILLGGIILYAVVFLVIFNVTYTKLLIYAACIAIAYPILLVPYGSMTYDVIGRAKNAREWRVEYVVVRELWLNAGRICSVLSFLCAVLFFPPEKSLPFLLCILGAGHFLIYFAVKNVKYDGGNAGKTSVVAQGTTQNQTEPEG from the coding sequence ATGAAGTGGAAACATATAATTGGTGACGTTGAAGTGAATCGGGATTTAGTGTTATTGCTCCTTATTGGAGGTTTATACACGCTCGCAATTTCTTTATCGAATACGTTTGTGAACATTTATTTATGGAAACAAACACAAAATTATGTGAATCTTGGCTTGTATAATTTGGCCAGCGTTGTATTACAGCCTCTCACATTTCTTATAGGTGGGAAATTAGCGAAGCGTATTGATCGCTCAATCTTGTTGCGAATAGGCGTAGGCACGTTAGCTACTTTTTTTATCGTTGTTTTAGTAGCGGGAAAAAGTGCTTCTCACTATATTTTATTGATGGGGGCTCTTTTAGGAGTTGGATATGGTTTTTACTGGCTCGCGTTTAACTTATTAACATTTGAGATTACAGAACCAGAAACAAGAGATTTCTTTAACGGGTTTCTTGGACTTCTTACATCTTTCTCTGGCATGATTGGACCGATAGCAGCTGGATACACAATTTCGCGTATGGAAAAATGGAGTGGCTATACGGTCATATTCTTTCTTTCATTAGTGCTGTTTGCAATTGCTGTTGTGTTAAGCTTTTTTTTATCCAAGAGAGAATGTGAAGGGCGTTATGAGATTACGCAAGTTTTGAAAGAGCGACGGATTGATAAAAATTGGGGAAGAATTACACGTGCTCATTTTTTCCAGGGATTGAGAGAGGGAACATTTATTTTTGTTATTTCAGTATATGTGTACTTAGCAACCGATAGTGAGCTCGCATTAGGGAAATATAGCTTAGTAAATTCTGCTGTATCATTTGTATGTTACTACTTAGTCGCTCGTATGTTAAAGAAAGAGTGGCGAAAAAAAGCAATTTTACTTGGAGGCATTATTTTATATGCGGTCGTATTTTTAGTTATATTCAATGTTACATACACAAAATTACTTATTTATGCAGCATGCATTGCCATTGCATACCCTATTTTACTCGTTCCGTATGGATCGATGACATATGATGTAATTGGTAGAGCGAAAAATGCGAGAGAGTGGCGTGTAGAGTATGTAGTTGTCCGAGAATTATGGTTAAATGCTGGGAGAATTTGTTCAGTTTTAAGTTTTTTATGTGCTGTATTATTCTTTCCGCCTGAAAAGAGCTTACCTTTCTTACTATGTATTTTAGGTGCTGGACATTTTCTTATTTATTTTGCAGTTAAAAATGTCAAATATGATGGGGGAAATGCGGGGAAAACAAGTGTTGTAGCGCAAGGGACCACGCAGAATCAAACTGAACCAGAAGGTTAA
- a CDS encoding YqgQ family protein encodes MVSIYDIQQLLKKFGTIIYTGDRIADLQLMQDELRELNQSQLIDPQDYQTALFLLKQEIQKELNKN; translated from the coding sequence ATGGTATCTATATATGATATTCAGCAATTGCTAAAGAAATTTGGTACGATTATTTATACGGGAGATCGAATTGCAGATTTACAATTAATGCAAGATGAATTGCGTGAATTAAATCAATCACAGCTAATCGATCCACAAGACTATCAAACAGCTTTATTTTTATTGAAGCAAGAAATTCAAAAAGAGCTAAATAAGAATTAG